The Paenibacillus sophorae genome has a segment encoding these proteins:
- a CDS encoding MurR/RpiR family transcriptional regulator has protein sequence MDFDLRVKINYGDLTDSEKEMVKFITNRPQDVLNMNIVELGEALLSSKSSVLRLAKKLGYHGFSELKYALRSGMALSSLEPSDLTQLLKQDLDRIFRYVEQTNFQPFLVKLKNARMVFLYATGFSQNNFTKEFSKDLMIANRQNILISGETNLAINSSIITEDDLVIFTSFSGETEMIKDVVRELKIKNVTIAAITKFGSNFLTEHADYAFFFEATPLPSYQRQVVYSLIGLEVILDVIARKYREFILFDE, from the coding sequence ATGGATTTTGACTTACGTGTAAAGATAAATTATGGCGATTTGACCGATTCTGAAAAAGAAATGGTAAAATTCATAACCAATCGTCCCCAAGATGTCCTTAACATGAATATTGTCGAATTAGGCGAGGCATTGCTTAGTTCAAAAAGCTCGGTGCTTCGCTTGGCCAAAAAGCTGGGATATCATGGATTTTCAGAATTAAAGTATGCTCTCAGGTCGGGCATGGCCCTATCCTCACTAGAGCCAAGTGATCTGACTCAACTATTAAAACAGGATTTAGACCGGATTTTTCGATATGTGGAACAAACGAATTTCCAGCCTTTCCTGGTGAAGCTGAAAAATGCGCGCATGGTCTTTTTATACGCCACCGGTTTTTCACAGAATAATTTCACAAAAGAATTTTCCAAGGATTTAATGATTGCGAATCGTCAAAATATATTGATTTCAGGCGAGACTAACTTGGCGATTAACAGCTCGATTATAACGGAAGATGATTTGGTTATATTTACTTCGTTCAGCGGCGAAACCGAAATGATAAAAGATGTCGTCCGGGAGTTAAAAATAAAAAATGTAACGATTGCAGCCATTACGAAATTCGGAAGTAATTTTTTGACCGAGCATGCCGACTATGCCTTCTTTTTTGAAGCAACCCCATTGCCAAGTTATCAAAGGCAAGTCGTTTATTCGTTGATTGGGTTAGAAGTGATACTGGATGTCATTGCACGAAAATATCGTGAATTTATTCTCTTTGATGAATAA
- a CDS encoding alpha-glucosidase, translated as MANEKDWWKKSVVYQVYPQSFKDTTGSGIGDLNGIIEKLPYLADLGISVIWLNPIYQSPLVDNGYDISDYYNINPEYGTMDDFKRLLDQAHRLDIKIIMDLVVNHTSDQHEWFKKSCESRDNEFSDFYIWKDPKEDGSAPTNWGSTFGGPAWEYAKSRGQYYLHLFAKEQPDLNWENPKVREAIYDMMKFWFETGIDGFRMDVISLISKRQDWPDAPDDAIYTKSYYIGASNGPRVHEFLREMNQEVLSKYNIMTVGETANTNSDQAILYTDPDREELNMVFHFDHMHLDYGPYGKFSDIRFKLSDLRDVMTEWQDKLEGRGWNSLYWSNHDQPRAVTRFGNDEEYRVESAKMLGTLLHMMKGTPYIYQGEELGMRNVRFASFDQYKDIETYGVKKEFEDKGLPEAYMKESIFLKSRDNARTPMPWNRREPYGFTSGTPWIDFSPDNDWINVEDCLADQDSVYYHYKELIRLRKELPVVVDGIYELINPGDSAVYGYTRTLDQQKLVVICSFSESKVNYKLPEELKHSSGRLLLSNYPDTRKELGNLELRPYEAVIYYTEA; from the coding sequence ATGGCGAACGAAAAAGATTGGTGGAAGAAAAGTGTCGTTTATCAGGTTTATCCGCAAAGCTTTAAAGATACAACCGGGAGCGGCATAGGCGATTTAAACGGAATCATTGAAAAGCTCCCGTATTTAGCGGATTTGGGCATCAGCGTGATCTGGTTGAATCCGATTTATCAATCACCGCTGGTGGATAACGGGTATGACATATCCGATTATTACAACATCAATCCCGAATACGGAACGATGGATGATTTTAAACGACTCCTGGATCAAGCGCATCGCTTGGATATCAAGATTATTATGGACCTGGTAGTTAATCATACAAGCGATCAGCATGAATGGTTTAAGAAGTCATGCGAATCGCGTGACAATGAGTTTTCAGACTTTTATATTTGGAAAGATCCGAAAGAGGATGGAAGCGCGCCTACGAATTGGGGCTCGACTTTTGGCGGTCCGGCCTGGGAGTATGCCAAAAGCCGCGGACAATATTATCTGCACCTGTTTGCTAAAGAACAGCCGGATTTGAACTGGGAGAATCCCAAAGTTCGTGAAGCGATTTATGATATGATGAAATTCTGGTTCGAGACGGGAATTGACGGTTTCCGGATGGATGTGATCAGCTTGATCAGTAAACGTCAGGATTGGCCGGATGCACCGGATGACGCGATCTATACCAAATCGTATTATATCGGCGCCTCTAATGGACCGCGCGTTCACGAATTTCTCCGTGAAATGAATCAAGAGGTACTGAGCAAATATAATATTATGACCGTGGGAGAGACAGCAAATACCAATAGTGACCAAGCGATTTTATACACAGACCCAGATCGGGAAGAATTAAATATGGTCTTCCATTTCGATCACATGCACCTGGACTACGGACCGTACGGAAAGTTCTCAGACATCCGTTTTAAGCTAAGCGATTTACGGGACGTTATGACAGAGTGGCAGGACAAACTGGAAGGCAGGGGATGGAACTCCCTTTATTGGAGCAATCATGATCAGCCGCGTGCAGTTACCCGCTTTGGGAATGACGAGGAGTATCGTGTAGAATCCGCAAAAATGTTAGGAACACTCCTTCATATGATGAAGGGCACGCCTTATATTTACCAAGGAGAAGAGCTGGGAATGCGCAATGTCCGCTTTGCTTCTTTTGATCAGTATAAGGACATTGAAACCTATGGTGTGAAGAAAGAATTTGAGGACAAAGGACTTCCGGAGGCGTACATGAAAGAGTCCATTTTCTTGAAATCCCGTGATAATGCGCGCACACCGATGCCGTGGAATAGAAGAGAACCGTATGGATTTACAAGCGGAACACCGTGGATTGATTTCAGCCCGGATAATGATTGGATCAATGTGGAGGATTGTTTGGCCGATCAAGATTCTGTGTATTACCATTACAAAGAATTAATTCGCCTTCGGAAGGAGTTGCCAGTTGTGGTTGATGGAATCTATGAGCTGATCAATCCGGGCGATTCCGCTGTCTACGGGTATACGCGTACTCTGGATCAGCAGAAGCTAGTCGTCATCTGCTCCTTCTCCGAGAGCAAAGTCAATTATAAATTGCCTGAGGAGCTGAAGCACTCATCCGGCAGACTGTTACTATCCAATTATCCGGATACCCGGAAAGAGCTGGGCAATCTGGAGCTTCGCCCGTATGAAGCGGTAATTTATTATACTGAAGCATAA